In the Carboxydothermus hydrogenoformans Z-2901 genome, one interval contains:
- a CDS encoding YidC/Oxa1 family membrane protein insertase, with the protein MQPLIDAITWILNNLYLFTKSIGIPSYALAIIMLTILIKIILYPLNHAQMKSMKVMQELQPKMQEIQKKYKNDPQKQQQALMELYKEYGVNPMSGCLPMLIQLPILIALYRALYNFKYLNPAHAKFFWIANISHKDPYFILPILAALTTYIQSRMTMTSGNDPNQKVMLYVMPLMIGWIAMSLPAGLGIYWVVLNIMGIIQQYFVNQSTHKIVERGTKENAGD; encoded by the coding sequence TTGCAGCCATTAATTGATGCTATAACCTGGATTTTAAATAACCTTTATTTGTTTACCAAAAGCATAGGAATACCGAGTTATGCCCTGGCTATTATCATGCTTACTATTTTGATAAAAATTATCTTATATCCTTTAAATCATGCTCAAATGAAGTCGATGAAAGTCATGCAAGAACTGCAGCCCAAAATGCAGGAAATTCAAAAAAAATATAAAAATGATCCGCAAAAACAGCAGCAGGCTTTAATGGAACTTTATAAAGAATACGGGGTTAACCCGATGTCCGGTTGTTTACCGATGTTAATTCAATTACCTATTTTAATTGCATTATACCGTGCTCTTTACAATTTTAAGTATTTAAATCCGGCTCATGCTAAATTTTTCTGGATTGCCAATATAAGTCACAAAGACCCGTATTTTATTTTGCCGATACTGGCTGCTCTTACCACTTACATCCAGAGTAGAATGACTATGACATCGGGCAATGACCCCAACCAAAAAGTTATGCTTTATGTTATGCCGCTAATGATTGGCTGGATTGCTATGTCGTTGCCGGCGGGATTGGGTATTTACTGGGTGGTATTAAATATCATGGGCATTATTCAGCAGTATTTCGTCAATCAAAGCACCCACAAGATTGTTGAAAGGGGTACCAAAGAAAATGCGGGAGATTGA
- the rnpA gene encoding ribonuclease P protein component — translation MNKCRFLSKNEEYRNIYQNGRSIASRYFVVYYLKNEDEKKLPSFGISVSKKIGKAVVRNRLRRRLKEALKRLCFEFLPGYDYVIIPRLSFKNDEFSVILEQLLYIIKLMKRSIDNA, via the coding sequence ATGAATAAATGCCGGTTTCTTTCTAAAAACGAAGAATACCGTAATATTTATCAAAATGGCCGTTCCATCGCATCCCGCTACTTTGTTGTTTATTATCTAAAAAATGAGGATGAGAAAAAACTGCCCTCTTTTGGAATTTCGGTAAGTAAAAAAATTGGTAAAGCAGTTGTTCGAAACCGTTTGCGGAGAAGATTAAAAGAAGCTTTAAAAAGGCTTTGCTTTGAATTTTTGCCCGGCTATGATTATGTAATTATACCTCGGTTATCCTTTAAAAATGATGAATTTTCTGTGATTTTAGAACAGCTGTTATATATAATTAAATTAATGAAGCGGTCGATCGATAATGCGTAA
- the rpmH gene encoding 50S ribosomal protein L34, translating to MKRTYQPKNRRRKRVHGFLKRMRTPGGRNVIKRRRLKGRKRLTA from the coding sequence ATGAAAAGAACCTACCAACCAAAAAACCGGCGGCGTAAAAGAGTGCACGGCTTCTTAAAGCGGATGCGGACCCCAGGCGGGCGAAATGTAATTAAAAGACGGCGGCTTAAAGGTAGAAAAAGACTTACTGCATAA
- the jag gene encoding RNA-binding cell elongation regulator Jag/EloR, with amino-acid sequence MREIEVTGKTVEEAVSLGLEQLGVDRSLVEIEILEQPSKGILGLFGQKPAKVKLTIKSKVMEKARKFLDDVISAMGVNVGYEVLERDDHLLINLYGSDVGILIGYRGETLDALQYITNLAANKNEITPRRIILDAQGYRERREKTLIRLAEKVAEKVRQKGRPFALEPMTPQERRIIHTALQNFEGVYTYSEGEDPNRKVIIAPKR; translated from the coding sequence ATGCGGGAGATTGAGGTTACCGGCAAGACTGTTGAGGAAGCGGTAAGTTTGGGTTTAGAGCAGCTCGGGGTAGATCGATCGCTCGTTGAGATTGAAATTTTGGAGCAACCTTCCAAAGGTATTCTGGGTCTTTTTGGACAGAAACCGGCTAAGGTAAAGCTTACTATTAAAAGTAAGGTTATGGAAAAGGCCAGAAAATTTTTGGATGATGTTATTTCGGCCATGGGTGTTAACGTTGGTTACGAAGTATTAGAGAGGGACGATCATCTTTTAATTAACCTCTATGGCAGTGATGTTGGTATATTAATTGGGTACCGGGGAGAAACTTTGGATGCGTTGCAATATATAACTAATTTAGCTGCCAATAAAAATGAAATAACTCCCCGGCGGATTATTTTAGATGCCCAGGGTTATCGCGAACGACGGGAAAAAACTTTAATCCGCCTTGCTGAAAAAGTGGCGGAAAAGGTTCGGCAAAAAGGACGTCCTTTTGCTTTAGAACCTATGACCCCGCAGGAGAGACGAATCATCCACACCGCTTTACAAAATTTTGAAGGGGTTTATACCTACAGTGAAGGCGAAGACCCAAATCGTAAAGTAATAATAGCACCTAAAAGATAG
- the yidD gene encoding membrane protein insertion efficiency factor YidD, with translation MRKIILLLIRFYQKFVSPILGSNCRFYPSCSQYTYEAIERYGVIYGSYLGIKRILRCHPFTPGGYDPVPEKKLRR, from the coding sequence ATGCGTAAAATTATCTTACTTCTTATTCGCTTTTATCAGAAATTTGTATCTCCTATATTAGGCAGTAATTGTCGTTTTTACCCTTCTTGTTCCCAGTATACATATGAAGCTATCGAGCGGTATGGAGTTATCTACGGAAGTTACCTGGGAATTAAAAGAATCCTACGCTGTCATCCTTTTACTCCCGGAGGCTACGATCCGGTACCCGAGAAAAAGCTAAGGAGGTAA